In Haloplanus rubicundus, one DNA window encodes the following:
- a CDS encoding CaiB/BaiF CoA transferase family protein, giving the protein MAETGPLSDLTVVELTVHRAAPFCGALLADMGAEVIKVERPNVGDPARSQGVGPDGKSAYFMVNNRNKKSVTLDLKSDAGQEAMLELLADADVFIENFSLGVPERLGVGYDDVKAVNEDIVYASIKGYGKTGPQKEKKGLDLILQAEGGIMSVTGPEDGDPVKVGQALGDLNTGLLSTIGILARIHERDRTGEGGEFDVGLYDAVVSFLNEYITNYSMTGKVPGTQGTSHQTSVPYQLFETKDSHIVTGVGSDERWDDFVEAIGREELAEYPTNADRVEHKEEVVSIIQEEFRKETTDYWLDRLTEYGFPNGPLNDVEDVVENEQSEARGLVEEHDDPDWGECLMPGHPIHFPDHDTSIRSPAPGLGDDVDEVFGAVADEEQVEAWREGGAFGDD; this is encoded by the coding sequence ATGGCAGAGACTGGTCCACTGTCCGACCTGACGGTCGTCGAACTGACGGTACATCGTGCGGCCCCGTTCTGCGGTGCGCTCCTCGCGGATATGGGTGCCGAGGTGATCAAAGTCGAGCGCCCGAACGTCGGTGACCCCGCACGGAGTCAGGGGGTCGGCCCCGACGGAAAGTCCGCGTACTTCATGGTGAACAACCGGAACAAGAAGTCCGTCACGCTGGACCTGAAGTCGGACGCGGGCCAGGAGGCGATGCTCGAACTCCTCGCCGACGCCGACGTGTTCATCGAGAACTTCTCGCTCGGCGTCCCCGAACGACTCGGCGTCGGCTACGACGACGTGAAAGCGGTCAACGAGGACATCGTCTACGCGAGCATCAAAGGCTACGGCAAGACCGGGCCACAGAAAGAGAAGAAGGGTCTCGACCTCATCCTCCAGGCCGAAGGCGGGATCATGAGCGTCACTGGCCCCGAGGACGGCGACCCGGTGAAGGTCGGGCAGGCGCTCGGCGACCTCAACACCGGACTGCTCTCCACCATCGGTATCCTCGCGCGCATCCACGAGCGCGACCGGACCGGCGAGGGCGGGGAGTTCGACGTCGGCCTGTACGATGCCGTCGTCTCCTTCCTCAACGAGTACATCACCAACTACTCGATGACCGGCAAGGTGCCGGGAACCCAGGGGACGAGCCACCAGACCTCCGTGCCGTACCAGTTGTTCGAGACGAAGGACAGCCACATCGTCACCGGCGTCGGCAGCGACGAGCGCTGGGACGACTTCGTCGAGGCCATCGGGCGCGAGGAACTCGCCGAGTATCCGACCAACGCCGACCGCGTCGAACACAAGGAGGAAGTCGTCTCTATCATCCAAGAGGAGTTCCGCAAGGAGACGACCGACTACTGGCTCGACCGTCTCACGGAGTACGGCTTCCCCAACGGCCCGCTGAACGACGTCGAGGACGTCGTCGAGAACGAACAGAGCGAGGCCCGTGGCCTCGTCGAGGAACACGACGACCCCGACTGGGGCGAGTGTCTCATGCCCGGGCATCCGATCCACTTCCCCGACCACGACACCTCGATCCGCTCGCCGGCGCCGGGACTCGGCGACGACGTC